The following nucleotide sequence is from Paenibacillus odorifer.
GGATGGTTCTAGTGTGCAATTTGAGCCAGCCAAGTTGAAAGAACATCCGATTCCCTTTGCTTTTGACGGGGATGAGCTGATGTTAAATGATTTTATAGTGGAATCGTCTCCCGATAACAATGTATCAGCGAAGGAAGGTGTATTACATTTTAGCGGAAGATTGAAAAATGAATTTATGAATGATGAATGGATGTTCAAGACAATGGATGGCAAGGAATACAAACTCACTAAACAAGGAGCGCATTCTATCAAAGGGGAAGGATGGAAGGATGGATATATTATAATTGTTCAATCTCAGTCAAATAATCAAAAGAAATATTTCCAATTCCGTGCCGAAGGCCTTACACAAATTCCCGAGCAGCTTCAATTAATACGCACGATAAACAATCGAATGTATACTAATGTAGACTGGTCCGTTCCTATCATGGAAGCTAGCAAAAAAGAGTAAATATAGTTATTTGGTTTCCGGATTGTACAAGCAAATAAGGGGGAATAAGCATCTCATATACTATCACAATCGAAAAGAGGTGGTAGTTTATGACTGCTGCAGAGAAGAGAAAAATTCAAAGAGCTTTGAACGCATTGCGTAAGCAAAGAGTGATTCTGAAAGAAAGTCTTAAAAGAATTGAAGCCATTCTTTGCAGGTTGCCTATTGGCAGTCGTGAAAGATTTGAATTGTTAGCAGTAAGAGACTCAATAGTAGAAGCGCTTCGACTAAATGCAATTGCCATTAGAAATTTAAAAGATGCTACTTGTTCTTGTTAATTACCCTAATACCAGTTCTACGCAGCTTTTGCGTGGAGCTGGTTTTTTTGAAATAATAAGATTCACACTATCCGTTATGATACTATAAACTTAATATGTCGATAACGTAAAAAAGAGAGGAAACCATTTATGACCAACAAATTATACTACAATTCAACATACCTGACTGATTGGCAAACCCGTGTGACTGAAACCATAGAACGAGAAGATGGTCTTTATGTTCTTTTGGAGGAGACGGCTTTTTATCCGCATGGTGGTGGACAACCCTGTGATCTAGGATCTATTCAGGGAATTCCTGTGCTTGATGTAATCAGTGAGGAAGAGCTTGTACTACATAAGCTGGAACGTTTACCTAATGATGAATCGGTAGCTTGCCAGCTCGATTGGAATAGAAGATTTGACCATATGCAGCAGCATAGTGGCCAGCATTTGCTCTCAGCGGTTTGTCTAGAAAAACATAACTTTATGACCTTAAGCTTTCATTTAGGTGAGGATTATTGCACCATTGATATAGAAGTGCCAGAACTGAATGCTGGTCAACTGTCCTCGATAGAGAGAGAAGTTAATCGGCAGATTTACTTAAATCACAATATTCTCAGCTATTTCGTAACAGGGGAAGAGGCTTCACAGCTTAAATTGGTTAAACAGCCAAAAGTGACAGAGAACATCAGGATTGTTGAGATCAAAGATGTTGAATACAACGCTTGTGGGGGGACACATGTGTCCTCAACAGGTGAAATTGGAATGATTAAGCTTCTGAAAGCTGAAAAAATAAAAGGGAATACGCGGATTTATTTTAAATGTGGATACCGGGCTTTAGAGGAATTTAATACCAGTCAGCAAATCCTTGGTACACTATCTTCCAAATTCAATACAGGCAAAGATGAAATTATCGATCGAATTGAAAAATGGGAAAATGAACAAAAGCTTCTGCAAGCTGAAATTAACCTGCTTAAAGAAAAAAATGACGACTATGTCGTGCAAGAGCTTTTAAATGAGCAAGCGGGAAAGATAATCGCACAAGTATTTGAGGATAAATCGCTAAAAGATCTACAGAGCTTAGCTAATAAGCTGACTTCGAAATGTGATCTTCCTGTATTATTAGCTACTTCTGCGGAGAATAAGGTTGTGTTTGCGCAGAATGGGAGCCTGGAGATTTCCTGTGGAGCTTTTTTCAAAGCTCATCTAGGCAGCTACAACGGTAAAGGCGGGGGCAGCGATAAACTGGCGCAAGCAGGATTCCCAACTCGGGAGGATGCTTTGGCTTTTTATGAGTTTGCTAGAGGGTGAAATGAAACTTTTTCCATTATCTTCCGTCTAATTACATATGATTATAATGTCGAAGGAGACGGATAGAAATGAATAAATGGAAAGTAACGCTAGGGATCTTTGCTGTTTTGATTTTAAGTACTGGGTATGGATCGGCATCTGCGCAAGCAGACAAGCAAATTCAATTCAACTATAAAGAAATTGGAATCAGCAGTAAACAAGTCATCGCGGAGAATACAACTTTTGTACCTTTGAAATCACTTGCAGATGCTATGGGTTATACGTTATCGTGGGATCAAAAATTAAAAACGGCCAAGCTGGTACGTCCAGAGCGTGAAGTCATCTTCACTGCGGGTGCTACAACGTCAAAAGTGAACGGGGGAGCGATGGGATTAACAAAATCTCCACGTATCATAAAAGGTTCGTTGTACGTGCCATTGGTCTCTGCGGTCAGTGTACTTGGGGGTAAAGCGGGGCTAAATAAAACGGATGGAATTATCCACATCGTTGATGAACCTAGATTTGTTGCCGCTTCTGTAGAAGGAAGATCCTATTGGATATCTCAAAAAAACGGTGATTTATATTACCGGGCTACAGCAGCTGGGAAACCAGTAATTATTGGCCAACTACCGCTCAAGGGATCCGCTTACAATCATGGATTTGAGATCAAGAAATTTGGAAATGGCAAGTACTTGCTCCAGTTAACAGACAATCACTATGCTATGTTTAATGATTTCAGCAACAGCTATCAGGTACTAGTTCAAGCAGGTACAATAATTCAGCAAATGGATTATCATTATATGATCTCTGCTTATCCTCATGCGCCTCAAGTGCCCTCCACTCAGGTGTATATGACCGATGGGAAGAACGTTCAGTATATTACTAAGGATGGCGGTTTGGGCAAGTTGTTTGAGATGGAGAAATTAACCGGGGCAACCGGTGATTTCATAGTGGAGTACGCCGCGGAGGATGTGGCACTCGTTCGCTTATTAGATACAACACAATTATATATTGTCTACAGCAGTACAGGAGAAATCGTCAATCTCAGTGAACAACTGATTACTAGTGAGGATCGTAAAGAATGGGATAAAGTAAATGATGGCAGAGATCAATACATTCTGAGCAGAATGTTAGGGATGAAAAGCCGTAAGGGGAATGTACTGACCTTCACCTACACGCCAATCCTTGAGGAAAAAGCAAAAACAGTGACATATACACTTCAAGCGAAATAATTCGGAATCACATCAATATAATTAGTACAAAAAAAGAGCGATGTTGAACATCGCTCTTTTTTATGTATTTATGATTATTTCGTCGTCATCATACTTCCACCCTTAATCTGAACGGGTTGATCATTTATAGATACCCAAACATCTATGGCAGAATTGTTGCGGATAATCGTTTTGTCGGCACTTAATTTCAGTGAATACAGGGCAGTGACATAATCATAAATCTCAATATTGGTTGCGTACCAAATATCTGAATGCCCACCTGCTTGTTGGCAAAAGGTTTCGATAAGCTCCCAATTGTTCTGCTGTGCGAACTCATAGCTATGGCCCCAAACATAACAGAGTCTTAGTTTCTGGGAGGGTCCTTCCATTGTGAATCTCTCCCAAACCTGATGCAGATCTTCAATATGGTGGCAGGTTGGATGCCATTCCATGAAATTAAGAGGCATATCAAACTGTTTGGTAGAGTGAACAGTGCGGCTGTATTCAATTCCAACGGACTGAAGTGGTGCAATTATCTCCTGTGAGTATGTACCGTAGGGGTAGGACATGCCTCGCACTGGATAATCCACCAGCTTCTCCAGTCGTTTACGGTCTTCGAACAGCTCTTCAATTACCATCGGTAAAGGTAGACGCTCTAGATGTGGGTGAGTAACGGAATGGGCGGACACTTCATGATTCCTGAGTGATTGCTTAACATCAGCGGGAGTTAAGAACCCAGGTGCATTGATCATTGCACTATTTA
It contains:
- a CDS encoding polysaccharide deacetylase family protein; protein product: MKLQFNLFPGGLPKALTMSYDDGQKHDIRLAEIFDQYGIKGTFHLNSAMINAPGFLTPADVKQSLRNHEVSAHSVTHPHLERLPLPMVIEELFEDRKRLEKLVDYPVRGMSYPYGTYSQEIIAPLQSVGIEYSRTVHSTKQFDMPLNFMEWHPTCHHIEDLHQVWERFTMEGPSQKLRLCYVWGHSYEFAQQNNWELIETFCQQAGGHSDIWYATNIEIYDYVTALYSLKLSADKTIIRNNSAIDVWVSINDQPVQIKGGSMMTTK
- a CDS encoding copper amine oxidase N-terminal domain-containing protein yields the protein MNKWKVTLGIFAVLILSTGYGSASAQADKQIQFNYKEIGISSKQVIAENTTFVPLKSLADAMGYTLSWDQKLKTAKLVRPEREVIFTAGATTSKVNGGAMGLTKSPRIIKGSLYVPLVSAVSVLGGKAGLNKTDGIIHIVDEPRFVAASVEGRSYWISQKNGDLYYRATAAGKPVIIGQLPLKGSAYNHGFEIKKFGNGKYLLQLTDNHYAMFNDFSNSYQVLVQAGTIIQQMDYHYMISAYPHAPQVPSTQVYMTDGKNVQYITKDGGLGKLFEMEKLTGATGDFIVEYAAEDVALVRLLDTTQLYIVYSSTGEIVNLSEQLITSEDRKEWDKVNDGRDQYILSRMLGMKSRKGNVLTFTYTPILEEKAKTVTYTLQAK
- a CDS encoding alanyl-tRNA editing protein; protein product: MTNKLYYNSTYLTDWQTRVTETIEREDGLYVLLEETAFYPHGGGQPCDLGSIQGIPVLDVISEEELVLHKLERLPNDESVACQLDWNRRFDHMQQHSGQHLLSAVCLEKHNFMTLSFHLGEDYCTIDIEVPELNAGQLSSIEREVNRQIYLNHNILSYFVTGEEASQLKLVKQPKVTENIRIVEIKDVEYNACGGTHVSSTGEIGMIKLLKAEKIKGNTRIYFKCGYRALEEFNTSQQILGTLSSKFNTGKDEIIDRIEKWENEQKLLQAEINLLKEKNDDYVVQELLNEQAGKIIAQVFEDKSLKDLQSLANKLTSKCDLPVLLATSAENKVVFAQNGSLEISCGAFFKAHLGSYNGKGGGSDKLAQAGFPTREDALAFYEFARG